From a single Planctellipticum variicoloris genomic region:
- a CDS encoding right-handed parallel beta-helix repeat-containing protein, with translation MSNVRSFGAAGDGMADDTAAFEHALRDGDGLLEIPRGDYRITRTIVVDLAKTGRIAISGTGGTAKILHFGAGPAFELRGTHTTSADPLGFRPEEWQRERMPTVSGIEIEGKHPEADGIKIIGVMQPTLTGVLIRKVRNAVHITERARNVLISHCHIYHNTGIGVFLDKLNLHQTIIVGSHISYNRLGGIRVENSEIRNFQITGNDIEYNNNRAFKVPDADDIPTAEIYIDCGETGTVREGTISSNTIQATYSPNGANIRIIGTATEHSQKAGMWCITGNLIGSQAINVHLTSVRGITFDGNYVYSGHDRNLKIEDSKNIVIGGNCFGHNPDYKELEICTGISLERCENVTMTGLQIQDAQAGEHTVKNAVPIVRQGLVEIIKCLRVNLTGVQILEGTPYGLYVEDSADVLVTGCTLLDTRPEPKTKAAIHWKGGGEGSAIANCRINRPVEAPAVVKQVGTV, from the coding sequence ATGAGCAATGTGCGGAGCTTCGGGGCGGCGGGGGATGGGATGGCGGACGATACCGCCGCTTTCGAGCACGCTCTGCGCGACGGCGACGGGCTGCTGGAGATTCCCCGCGGCGACTACCGGATCACGCGCACGATCGTCGTCGACCTGGCGAAGACCGGACGGATTGCGATCTCCGGGACAGGCGGGACGGCGAAGATTCTTCACTTCGGCGCCGGCCCGGCCTTCGAGCTGCGCGGGACGCACACGACGTCCGCCGATCCGCTGGGCTTCAGGCCGGAGGAGTGGCAGCGGGAGCGGATGCCGACCGTCAGCGGGATCGAGATCGAAGGGAAGCATCCCGAGGCGGACGGGATTAAGATCATCGGCGTGATGCAGCCGACGCTGACGGGGGTGCTCATTCGCAAGGTGCGGAACGCGGTGCATATCACCGAGCGGGCCCGGAACGTCCTGATCAGCCATTGCCACATCTATCACAACACGGGCATCGGCGTGTTTCTCGACAAGCTCAATCTCCACCAGACGATCATCGTGGGGAGCCACATCAGCTACAACCGGCTGGGGGGGATCCGGGTCGAGAACAGCGAGATTCGCAACTTCCAGATCACCGGCAACGATATCGAATACAACAACAATCGCGCCTTTAAAGTCCCCGATGCCGACGACATCCCGACCGCGGAGATCTACATCGACTGCGGCGAAACAGGAACCGTCCGCGAGGGGACGATTTCCAGCAATACGATCCAGGCCACCTACAGCCCCAACGGGGCCAATATCCGGATCATCGGGACCGCCACCGAGCACAGCCAGAAGGCGGGGATGTGGTGCATCACGGGGAACCTGATCGGCAGCCAGGCGATCAACGTCCATCTGACGTCGGTGCGGGGGATCACGTTCGACGGGAACTACGTCTACAGCGGACACGACCGCAATCTTAAGATCGAAGACTCGAAGAATATCGTCATCGGCGGCAACTGCTTCGGCCACAACCCGGACTACAAGGAGCTGGAGATCTGTACGGGGATCAGCCTGGAGCGCTGCGAAAACGTGACCATGACCGGACTGCAGATCCAGGACGCGCAAGCGGGCGAGCATACGGTCAAGAACGCCGTGCCGATTGTGCGGCAGGGGCTGGTGGAGATCATCAAGTGTCTGCGGGTGAACCTGACCGGCGTGCAGATCCTGGAGGGGACGCCGTACGGGCTGTACGTGGAGGACTCGGCCGACGTGCTGGTGACCGGCTGTACTTTGCTGGATACCCGGCCTGAGCCGAAGACGAAGGCGGCGATTCACTGGAAGGGGGGCGGCGAGGGGAGCGCCATCGCCAACTGCCGGATCAACCGGCCGGTGGAGGCGCCGGCGGTGGTGAAGCAGGTGGGAACGGTGTGA
- the bfr gene encoding bacterioferritin, protein MQGSQRVIDALNAGLTIELTAINQYFCQAKMCKNWGLNKLGAKHYVESIGEMKHAEKLIDRILFLEGVPEIARYDVIKVGADVKEQFENDLALETRGVLTYREAVALCVDEKDAGSRDLLEQILVESEEHVDWLETQLDLIQRIGLELYLSTQMGNEEVAGD, encoded by the coding sequence ATGCAGGGGAGCCAGCGCGTCATTGACGCTTTGAACGCCGGTCTCACGATCGAACTGACGGCGATCAATCAGTACTTCTGTCAGGCCAAGATGTGCAAGAATTGGGGCCTGAACAAACTGGGCGCCAAGCATTACGTCGAATCGATCGGCGAGATGAAGCACGCCGAGAAGCTGATCGACCGCATCCTGTTCCTGGAAGGAGTGCCGGAAATTGCCCGCTACGACGTGATCAAGGTCGGGGCGGATGTGAAAGAGCAGTTCGAAAACGACCTGGCGCTGGAGACGCGCGGGGTGCTGACGTACCGCGAAGCCGTGGCGCTGTGCGTCGACGAAAAGGATGCGGGTAGCCGGGACCTCCTCGAGCAGATTCTGGTCGAGTCGGAAGAGCATGTCGACTGGCTGGAAACCCAGCTCGACCTGATCCAGCGGATCGGACTGGAGCTGTACCTGTCGACGCAGATGGGCAACGAAGAAGTCGCCGGTGATTAG